The Streptomyces sp. NBC_00569 genomic sequence GCCGGAGCCGGAGCCGGAGCAGCCGCCGGCCAGGGCCGCCGAGCAGACGACGGCGGTCAGCGGCAGCGCGATGCGCGGAACGCGGCCGCCTTGGGTACGGGTACGGGATCCGGTGAGACGGCGGGAACGGGCACGGAAAGCATCCATGCCCGGATTGTCGCTGTCGTCCTGTTGTTCCTGCCTGTGGTGGGCCGCCGAACAGGGGGCGCTCCGGGGCCCTCAGCCCCGCACGCCGCACAGGTGCAGCAGCGCCGCCACCCGGCGGTACGGCTCCGTGCGGCCCGCCCGCTCCTCCGCCGCGAGCAGCGTGTGGAACTCGCCGGGCGGCGGCACGGGCGCGTCGTCCCCCGCGGTGTCCGTGAAGACCCGCACCCCGTACCAGGCGTGCAGCGGAGCCCCGATCCCGGCCAGCGTCGCGGTCAGCGTGTCGAGCCGGTCGGCCCGGACGTCGAGCCCGAGCCGGTTGCGGTACGAGAGCGTGTCGAAGGAGCCGAGCGCCGCCTGCCAGTCCCCGGCGAGGCCGGGCCGCATGGCGAGCGCGTCACCGTTGCGCACGAGGAGCGAGAGCAGGCCGCCGGGGGCCAGCATCCGTGCCAGGCCCGCGAGCAGCGCGTCGGGATCCTCGACGTACATCAGGACCCCGTGGCACAGGACCACGTCGAAGCTGCCGGGCAGGAAGTGCACCCCGGTCTCACGGCCGTCACCCTCCACGAGGCGCACCCGGCCGCGGATGCCCTCGGGCTCCTCGGCGAGCGCGGCACGCGCGGCGGCGACCATCCCGGGATCCTGCTCGACCCCGGTCACCTGATGTCCGCCGCGCGCGAGGCGCAGGGCCTGCGTGCCCCGGCCCATCCCGACGTCGAGGATCCGCAGCCGCTGACCGACGGGGTAGCGCGCGGCCAGCTGCTCGTCGAGCTGCCGGGCCACGAGCTCCTGGCGTACGGAATTGCGCAGACCGCTCAGCTTGCCGAGCCAGGACGCCGCGGCGCCGCCGGAGAAGGCCTCCGTGCTCAGGGCCGCTCTCCGCGCTTGACCTGGGGCTTGGGCAGACGGAGCCGGCGCATCTGGAGCGTGCGCATCAGGGCGTACGCGACGGCGCCCTTCTTCGGCTCGTTCGGGAACTTCTCGGCCAGGCGCTTCTTCAGGCGGAACGCCGTCACGACCGAGTCGAGCACGATCAGCACGATCACGATGAGCCAGAGCAGCAGCGCGATGTTCTGCAGGCTCGGGATCCGGATCATGGTCATCACGAGGATGACCACCGCCAGGGGCAGGAAGAACTCGGCGATGCAGAAACGCGAGTCGACGAAGTCGCGCGCGAACTTTCGCACCGGACCCTTGTCGCGGGCGGGAAGATAACGCTCGTCACCGCTGGCGAGCGCCTGGCGCTGCCTCTCCATCGCGGTGCGGCGCTCGTCGCGCTGCCGCTTCGACGCCTCCTTGCGGGTCGTCGGCGTATTGGCCACGCTGCGGCGCTGGGTCTGGGCCTGGCTGCGCTTGGGCGTGGGGCGGCCCTTGGGGGCCTGCGGGTCACGGGGCTGCGTGGAGTTGGTCACCGGTGCCTTGGCGGCCGGGGCCTTCTCGTCCTTGGATCGGCTACGGAACACAAAGACCAAGGGTACGTGGTGCGCGCGCATGGACCAGAGGCGAGTGGGGAACGATCCGGCAACACCCTGCGTCAGTGTTGCTGAGCGTTCCCGGCAGCTGCACCGCGTGCTCGTCGAACCGGCCACCCCAGGGGGACACCTACTCCCTGCGCCGGAGCGGGACCGGACGCAGTCGTCCTTGGGGATGAGCGCATCCGCACCTGAACAGTGCGGTAATAGAGGCAGGACCCGTACTGTGGGTTCTGTCGCAGTGCTGGTGCTGGACGTCTGCTGGATCTGTCAGAAGGGGGCGCGCGAAGCCCATGAGCGGTGTCATGAAGCGTATGGGGATGATCTTCCGCGCGAAGGCGAACAAGGCCCTTGACCGGGCCGAGGACCCGCGCGAGACCCTCGATTACTCGTACCAGAAGCAGCTGGAGCTGCTCCAGAAGGTGCGCCGCGGCGTCGCCGACGTGGCGACCTCGCGCAAGCGTCTGGAGCTGCAGCTGAACCAGCTCCAGAACCAGTCGTCCAAGCTGGAGGACCAGGGCCGCAAGGCGCTCGCGCTCGGCCGCGAGGACCTGGCCCGTGAGGCGCTCTCGCGCCGGGCAGCCCTCCAGCAGCAGGTCACCGACCTGGAGACGCAGCACCAGACCCTCCAGGGCGAGGAGGAGAAGCTCACCCTCGCGGCGCAGCGCCTCCAGGCCAAGGTCGACGCCTTCCGTACGAAGAAGGAGACGATCAAGGCGACGTACACCGCGGCCCAGGCGCAGACCCGGATCGGAGAGGCCTTCTCCGGCATCTCCGAGGAGATGGGCGACGTGGGCATGG encodes the following:
- a CDS encoding class I SAM-dependent methyltransferase, whose translation is MARQLDEQLAARYPVGQRLRILDVGMGRGTQALRLARGGHQVTGVEQDPGMVAAARAALAEEPEGIRGRVRLVEGDGRETGVHFLPGSFDVVLCHGVLMYVEDPDALLAGLARMLAPGGLLSLLVRNGDALAMRPGLAGDWQAALGSFDTLSYRNRLGLDVRADRLDTLTATLAGIGAPLHAWYGVRVFTDTAGDDAPVPPPGEFHTLLAAEERAGRTEPYRRVAALLHLCGVRG
- a CDS encoding DUF3043 domain-containing protein → MRAHHVPLVFVFRSRSKDEKAPAAKAPVTNSTQPRDPQAPKGRPTPKRSQAQTQRRSVANTPTTRKEASKRQRDERRTAMERQRQALASGDERYLPARDKGPVRKFARDFVDSRFCIAEFFLPLAVVILVMTMIRIPSLQNIALLLWLIVIVLIVLDSVVTAFRLKKRLAEKFPNEPKKGAVAYALMRTLQMRRLRLPKPQVKRGERP
- a CDS encoding PspA/IM30 family protein translates to MSGVMKRMGMIFRAKANKALDRAEDPRETLDYSYQKQLELLQKVRRGVADVATSRKRLELQLNQLQNQSSKLEDQGRKALALGREDLAREALSRRAALQQQVTDLETQHQTLQGEEEKLTLAAQRLQAKVDAFRTKKETIKATYTAAQAQTRIGEAFSGISEEMGDVGMAIQRAEDKTAQLQARAGAIDELLASGALDDQSGLAKDDIQSELDRLSGGTDVELELQRMKAELSGGSSSSQQAIEGGQGQQSPTQTPQDTPRFDKQ